In the genome of Thioalkalivibrio sp. XN279, one region contains:
- a CDS encoding chemotaxis protein CheW, whose amino-acid sequence MNTKNGAAEEAREYLTFRLGQEEYGLNILNVQEIRGYDSVTKIA is encoded by the coding sequence ATGAACACCAAGAACGGCGCTGCCGAGGAAGCCAGGGAGTACCTGACTTTTCGTCTCGGGCAGGAGGAGTACGGCCTGAACATCCTGAACGTGCAGGAAATCAGGGGCTACGACTCCGTCACCAAGATCGCCAA